From one Sorangium aterium genomic stretch:
- a CDS encoding PAS domain S-box protein, whose amino-acid sequence MRSGARGVSPPAGALLAPRNDALLRTSIYEHIAPETREAARSCVERVVRSGAPDSFECTIPSEYGQAARYEARVSPILRGGRVTTLLMICADVTERRATEASRADLPLLSAGDDVAP is encoded by the coding sequence TTGCGTAGTGGCGCGCGCGGCGTTTCGCCACCCGCCGGCGCGCTCCTCGCGCCGAGAAACGACGCCCTGCTGCGGACGAGCATCTACGAGCACATCGCGCCGGAGACGCGCGAGGCGGCCCGCTCCTGCGTCGAGCGCGTCGTGCGGTCGGGGGCGCCCGACAGCTTCGAGTGCACGATCCCCAGCGAGTACGGCCAGGCGGCGCGCTATGAGGCGAGGGTCAGCCCCATCCTGCGCGGCGGCCGCGTCACCACCCTGCTCATGATCTGCGCCGACGTCACGGAGCGGAGGGCGACGGAAGCATCACGAGCGGATCTTCCGCTGCTTTCAGCGGGCGACGACGTCGCGCCATGA
- a CDS encoding trifunctional serine/threonine-protein kinase/ATP-binding protein/sensor histidine kinase, whose translation MLTISGYQATDKIYESGSSRVYRGQRAGDGRAVILKLLRSDYPSQTELTRYRHEYAVLRDLDVPGVVRALDLCRHENGLLLVLEDFGGRSLAHHLHHLQRRPFDAADFVRLAIQITRALHEVHRSGIIHKDINPSNIVFNRETGAAKIIDFGISTRLSREELSIKSPAVLEGTLAYISPEQTGRMNRSLDHRTDFYSLGATFYELLTGAPPFSATDAMELVHCHVAREPAPPRARCPGVPEVLSDLVMKLMAKAAEGRYQSAAGLLHDLEECERRLAATGEIAPFPLGRADASGELRIPQQLYGREREVQALLEAFDRAARGSAELMLIAGYSGIGKSALAHELYKPITEARGYFVAGKYDQLQRSTPYTAITSAFRDLVRQIVAEPEAQFALWRSKIKAALGVNGQVLVDVIPEIERIVGDQPAVPALGPAESQNRFVRVLQNFVRVFCDAERPLAIFLDDLQWADAASLRVIELLMTDAKLRGLLVIGAYRDNEVGAAHPLSAAIAALRREGAVGRVREISPGPLGTEMVCRMLADALRADAAAVMPLAALVARKTGGNPFFVNEFLRTLRHTGCLRYDAGLAAWTWDVEHIESRNITDNVVDLMIGKLRELPEATQRALMSASCLGNRFDLGRLAVIREETRGDAYRHLVPALQEGLIVPLSPMESAAPDDLAAPLVFPDYRFLHDRVQQAAYAMIEDHERSGLHADIGRLLLRSLAGRAPEEKVFDVVYHLNRGADLLSDAAEQRRLAELNLLAGRRALLSAAFDAARGYFARGLSLLPASAWQDDPVLMSALHVGAAEAACMNADWGAMKELVDAALCEIHDVIHRSKLYELLILYHHTQAEFRKAVDIAVEALAQLGETFPASPGMQEFLDAYTKTTKQVAEIGLERLGQLAPMTEAPKQAALVILRRAIHASYFAAPEMLGLFICRALDLTMDHGESPLSSYAFAAFSVLVNAGVGDIATGSQFGELAIAVHRRRDEPFYKASVYNFYYGLSRHFYRPARESQAPLIEGYLSYAENGDAESAAYCLINAFVCGAVSGQNLMDLESMFDRYIEEVFRFKQEQVINQLSVWRQVIRNLTGRSERAAKIEGEFFDAEQALPGLYATKNFNTVNYIHTAQAMLYFVFGEYELAYKHAAETEPTLGASTGKVFTPLHTFYYSLAMTALYPAASPEDKARYRAKLSENQAKLKALSATCASNFLHRYLLVEAELARLDGRAAEALDLYDRAIASASEHDYVNEAAVACELAGRFWLAQGREKLARVYLADASYHYKRWGAVRKAEDLEERYPQLVAREAHPPPSSEIAPSRTFVTTTSLGASRLDLRTVLKAAQAISGEIVLDRLLAKLLSVAMENAGAQRGCLVLRDSDGLRIEAEVDWTDGRDDTRFPGLPLDKAAAHDRPLVWAAVVQYVARTGQCVVLSDASIDRQFQRDDYVAQRCPRSVLCTPIVHHNDLYGAIYLENNTATGTFTQDRLELLSMLSSQMAISIENAKLYTGVEQKVRERTAELQQAHATIVRLEREAVENQMAGGFAHEMRNALSGAAMVLESVTQGGETLCAKNAARLGELFDLLKGDIPEGKIKAAIAYLGELEEAEETLDSVLRMVGDCTERALSVTNRILEYSKLGVALAGDEVVSLRRVIESVAARHRDEFARQGVSVELDLRGGSVVVGYESHFDSIVSNIVLNARDALLLVGDGRGRRMRVETIDEGELQVITISDNADGISSEDLSKIFQPFFSTKPTTGVGLGLSFVSRLVAMYRGTIDVESAAERGTTFVVRLPRAAPHERPQPAGGPVGWNDLNLSGN comes from the coding sequence ATGCTGACGATCTCGGGTTATCAAGCGACCGACAAGATCTACGAGAGCGGCAGCTCGCGCGTCTACCGGGGCCAGCGCGCCGGAGACGGGCGCGCCGTGATCCTCAAGCTGCTGCGCTCGGACTATCCCAGCCAGACGGAGCTCACGCGCTACCGGCATGAATACGCGGTGCTCCGCGACCTGGATGTGCCGGGCGTCGTCCGGGCGCTCGACCTGTGCAGACACGAGAACGGGCTCCTCCTCGTCCTCGAGGATTTCGGCGGCCGCTCGCTGGCGCACCACCTCCACCACCTCCAGCGCCGCCCGTTCGACGCCGCGGACTTCGTCCGGCTTGCGATCCAGATCACGCGCGCCCTTCACGAAGTGCACAGAAGCGGAATCATACACAAGGATATCAATCCGTCCAATATCGTATTCAACCGCGAGACGGGCGCCGCCAAGATCATCGACTTCGGCATCTCGACGCGGCTCTCACGGGAAGAGCTCTCGATCAAGAGCCCCGCGGTGCTCGAGGGGACCCTCGCCTACATCTCTCCCGAGCAGACCGGTCGCATGAACCGGTCGCTCGACCATCGCACCGATTTCTACTCGCTCGGAGCCACCTTTTACGAGCTGCTCACGGGCGCGCCGCCCTTCAGCGCGACGGACGCCATGGAGCTCGTCCACTGCCACGTCGCGCGCGAGCCCGCCCCGCCGCGCGCGCGCTGTCCAGGCGTGCCGGAGGTCCTGTCGGACCTCGTGATGAAGCTCATGGCGAAGGCGGCCGAGGGCCGTTACCAGAGCGCGGCGGGCCTCCTTCACGACCTGGAGGAGTGCGAGCGGCGCCTCGCGGCCACGGGCGAGATCGCCCCGTTCCCGCTGGGCCGCGCCGACGCCTCCGGCGAGCTTCGCATCCCGCAGCAGCTCTACGGGCGCGAGCGCGAGGTGCAGGCGCTGCTCGAGGCGTTCGATCGCGCAGCGCGGGGCAGCGCCGAGCTGATGCTCATCGCAGGATACTCGGGGATCGGCAAGTCCGCGCTGGCGCACGAGCTGTACAAGCCCATCACCGAGGCGCGCGGGTATTTCGTCGCGGGCAAGTACGACCAGCTCCAGCGAAGCACCCCGTACACCGCGATCACCAGCGCGTTCCGCGACCTGGTGCGGCAGATCGTCGCCGAGCCCGAGGCGCAGTTCGCGCTGTGGCGCTCGAAGATCAAGGCCGCGCTCGGGGTGAACGGGCAGGTCCTCGTCGACGTGATCCCCGAGATCGAGCGCATCGTGGGCGACCAGCCGGCCGTCCCGGCGCTGGGGCCCGCCGAGTCCCAGAACCGCTTCGTGCGTGTCCTCCAGAACTTCGTCCGCGTGTTCTGCGACGCCGAGCGCCCGCTGGCCATCTTCCTCGACGACCTGCAGTGGGCCGACGCGGCGTCCCTCAGGGTCATCGAGCTCCTGATGACGGACGCGAAGCTGCGCGGCCTGCTCGTGATCGGCGCCTACCGCGACAACGAGGTCGGGGCCGCGCACCCGCTCTCGGCCGCGATCGCCGCGCTTCGACGGGAAGGGGCGGTCGGTCGGGTGCGCGAGATCTCTCCGGGGCCGCTCGGCACCGAGATGGTCTGCCGGATGCTCGCGGACGCGCTGCGCGCGGACGCCGCGGCGGTCATGCCGCTCGCGGCGCTGGTCGCGCGGAAGACGGGCGGCAATCCGTTCTTCGTCAACGAGTTCCTCCGCACGCTGCGCCACACCGGGTGCCTGCGGTACGACGCCGGGCTCGCGGCGTGGACGTGGGACGTCGAGCACATCGAGTCCAGGAACATCACGGACAACGTCGTCGACCTGATGATCGGCAAGCTCCGGGAGCTCCCCGAGGCCACGCAGCGAGCGCTCATGTCGGCGTCCTGCCTCGGCAACCGCTTCGACCTGGGCAGGCTCGCCGTCATCCGAGAGGAGACGCGCGGCGATGCCTACCGGCACCTCGTGCCCGCGCTGCAGGAGGGCCTCATCGTCCCGCTCTCCCCGATGGAGTCCGCGGCTCCCGACGATCTCGCCGCGCCGCTCGTCTTCCCGGACTACAGGTTCCTCCACGATCGCGTCCAGCAGGCCGCGTACGCCATGATCGAGGACCACGAGCGCAGCGGCCTCCACGCCGACATCGGCCGGCTCCTCCTGCGGAGCCTGGCCGGGCGCGCCCCCGAGGAGAAGGTCTTCGACGTCGTCTACCACCTGAACCGCGGCGCCGACCTGCTGAGCGACGCCGCGGAGCAGCGGCGCCTCGCGGAGCTGAACCTCCTCGCGGGCCGGCGCGCGCTGCTCTCCGCCGCCTTCGACGCGGCGCGCGGCTACTTCGCCCGAGGCCTCTCGCTCCTGCCCGCGAGCGCATGGCAGGACGATCCTGTGCTGATGAGCGCGCTCCACGTCGGCGCGGCCGAGGCGGCGTGCATGAACGCCGACTGGGGCGCGATGAAGGAGCTCGTCGACGCCGCCCTGTGCGAGATCCACGACGTCATCCACAGGAGCAAGCTCTACGAGCTCCTGATCCTCTATCACCACACCCAGGCGGAGTTCCGGAAGGCCGTGGACATCGCCGTGGAGGCGCTCGCGCAGCTCGGAGAGACGTTCCCGGCGAGCCCCGGCATGCAGGAGTTCCTCGACGCCTACACGAAGACGACGAAGCAGGTCGCCGAGATCGGCCTCGAGCGCCTCGGCCAGCTCGCCCCGATGACGGAGGCGCCGAAGCAAGCCGCGCTCGTGATCCTCCGGCGCGCGATCCATGCGTCCTACTTCGCCGCGCCGGAGATGCTCGGGCTCTTCATATGCCGCGCGCTCGACCTGACGATGGATCACGGCGAGTCGCCGCTCTCGTCCTATGCGTTCGCGGCGTTCAGCGTGCTCGTCAACGCCGGCGTTGGCGACATCGCGACGGGATCCCAGTTCGGTGAGCTGGCCATCGCGGTGCACCGGCGCCGGGACGAGCCGTTCTACAAGGCGAGCGTCTACAACTTCTACTACGGGCTCTCGCGGCACTTCTACCGTCCGGCCCGCGAGAGCCAGGCGCCGCTCATCGAAGGATACCTGAGCTACGCGGAGAACGGCGACGCCGAGAGCGCCGCGTACTGCCTGATCAACGCCTTCGTCTGCGGCGCCGTCTCCGGGCAGAACCTCATGGACCTCGAGTCGATGTTCGACAGGTACATCGAGGAGGTGTTCAGGTTCAAGCAAGAGCAGGTCATCAACCAGCTCAGCGTGTGGCGGCAGGTCATCCGGAACCTCACCGGCAGGTCCGAGCGCGCGGCGAAGATCGAGGGAGAGTTCTTCGACGCCGAGCAGGCGCTGCCGGGTCTCTACGCGACAAAGAACTTCAACACCGTCAATTACATTCATACGGCGCAGGCCATGCTCTATTTCGTGTTTGGCGAATACGAGCTCGCCTACAAGCACGCTGCCGAGACGGAGCCGACCCTCGGCGCGAGCACGGGCAAGGTGTTCACGCCGCTGCACACCTTCTATTACTCGCTTGCCATGACCGCGCTCTACCCGGCGGCCTCGCCGGAGGACAAGGCGCGCTACCGCGCGAAGCTGTCGGAGAACCAGGCGAAGCTCAAGGCGCTGTCCGCGACGTGCGCCAGCAACTTCCTGCACCGGTACCTGCTCGTGGAGGCCGAGCTCGCGCGGCTCGACGGCCGCGCGGCCGAGGCCCTCGACCTGTACGACCGCGCGATCGCGTCCGCCTCGGAGCACGACTACGTGAACGAGGCCGCGGTGGCCTGCGAGCTGGCGGGGCGGTTCTGGCTCGCGCAGGGGAGAGAGAAGCTCGCGCGCGTGTACCTCGCTGACGCGAGTTACCACTACAAACGCTGGGGCGCCGTCCGCAAGGCGGAGGACCTGGAGGAGCGGTATCCGCAGCTCGTCGCGCGCGAGGCGCACCCTCCGCCATCCTCCGAGATCGCGCCCTCGCGGACGTTCGTCACGACGACCTCGCTCGGCGCATCGCGCCTCGATCTACGGACGGTCCTGAAGGCGGCGCAGGCGATCTCCGGGGAGATCGTGCTCGACAGGCTCCTCGCCAAGCTCCTGTCGGTCGCCATGGAGAACGCCGGCGCCCAGCGCGGCTGCCTCGTCCTCCGGGACAGCGACGGCCTGCGGATCGAGGCCGAGGTCGACTGGACGGACGGCCGCGACGACACACGCTTCCCGGGGTTGCCCCTCGACAAGGCCGCGGCGCACGATCGCCCGCTCGTCTGGGCCGCTGTCGTGCAGTACGTCGCGCGGACGGGCCAGTGCGTCGTCCTCTCCGACGCCTCGATAGACCGGCAGTTCCAGCGCGACGACTACGTCGCGCAGCGCTGTCCGAGGTCGGTCCTGTGCACGCCCATCGTCCACCATAACGACCTTTACGGCGCCATCTACCTCGAGAACAACACGGCGACCGGGACGTTCACCCAGGATCGGCTGGAGCTCCTCTCGATGCTGTCCTCGCAGATGGCGATCTCCATCGAGAACGCGAAGCTCTACACGGGCGTGGAGCAGAAGGTCCGCGAGCGCACGGCGGAGCTCCAGCAGGCCCACGCGACGATCGTCCGGCTGGAGCGGGAGGCGGTCGAGAACCAGATGGCGGGCGGCTTCGCGCACGAGATGCGCAACGCCCTCTCGGGGGCCGCCATGGTGCTCGAGTCCGTGACCCAGGGCGGCGAGACGCTGTGCGCGAAGAACGCAGCCCGGCTCGGCGAGCTCTTCGACTTGCTCAAGGGCGACATCCCGGAGGGAAAGATCAAGGCGGCCATCGCCTATCTGGGCGAGCTCGAGGAGGCCGAGGAGACGCTCGACAGCGTGCTCCGCATGGTGGGCGACTGCACGGAGCGCGCGCTGAGCGTCACGAACAGGATCCTGGAGTACTCGAAGCTCGGCGTCGCGCTCGCCGGCGACGAGGTCGTGAGCCTCCGCCGCGTCATCGAGTCGGTTGCGGCGCGGCACCGCGACGAGTTCGCGCGCCAGGGCGTTTCGGTCGAGCTCGATCTCCGGGGCGGCTCGGTGGTCGTCGGGTACGAGTCCCACTTCGACTCCATCGTGAGCAACATCGTCCTGAACGCGCGCGACGCGCTGCTCCTTGTCGGCGACGGCCGCGGCCGGCGGATGCGGGTCGAGACGATTGACGAGGGGGAGCTCCAGGTCATCACCATCAGCGATAACGCGGACGGGATCTCGTCCGAGGATCTCTCGAAGATCTTCCAGCCGTTCTTCTCGACGAAGCCGACGACCGGCGTGGGCCTGGGGCTCAGCTTCGTCTCCCGCCTCGTCGCGATGTACCGCGGGACGATCGACGTCGAGAGCGCCGCCGAGCGCGGGACGACGTTCGTCGTCCGGCTTCCGCGCGCGGCGCCCCACGAGCGACCGCAGCCGGCCGGCGGGCCCGTCGGCTGGAACGATCTCAACCTCTCCGGGAATTGA
- a CDS encoding hybrid sensor histidine kinase/response regulator, whose protein sequence is MDGASRQRAEGAAAAGEAEVALRESEARERAASAEAARLEAEAAVRRSEEQYRLLNRATNDVIWDWDLETNRVYWNGAVVQHFGCTPEELGDGPEGWYDRIHPKDRARVSEGIRAAIEGNGESWTDEYRFRKSDGSYAPFLDRGYIGRSASGAPTRMIGSMLDLTERHRAEAALRESELFHRQTLESIPGMVWATRPDGYCEFFSEQWVEFTGVPAERQFGDRWLEVLHPDDRERVFASWRAAVGGLAPYDLEYRIRWRDGGYQWFKVRGRPIRDASGRIVRWFGIAINIHDLKLAEQALRDADRRKDEFLAMLAHELRNPLAPVRTAVAMLRRVGTADPVQRRARDVIDRQVTHMVRLIDDLLDISRIARGRIQLRKARCDLVGIVRQTAEDYRANLEADGVELRVSAPDEPLWVEGDDTRLAQMLGNLLQNAGKFTDTGASGRVRVRVEAGPPEPGRDGGVFGQAVITVEDNGVGMDSGLLSRIFDPFSQADQGLARSKGGLGLGLALVKGLVELHGGTVAAHSEGPGRGSMFTLRLPLAAPVARDLSAASDGEEASRQGVRVLVIEDNHDAAESLEMLLTLSGYDVETAFDGPTGLTAARTRPPDVVLCDLGLPGGMDGYDVARAIRAEPSLAATRLVALSGYGQDEDRRRSREAGFDKHLVKPAEDTALMEALSAGRRELCSAASPLSR, encoded by the coding sequence GTGGACGGGGCTAGCCGCCAGCGCGCCGAGGGCGCCGCCGCGGCCGGGGAGGCCGAGGTGGCGTTGCGGGAGAGCGAGGCCCGCGAGCGCGCGGCCAGCGCAGAAGCCGCCCGGCTGGAGGCCGAGGCGGCCGTCCGGCGGAGCGAGGAGCAGTATCGCCTCCTGAACCGCGCCACGAACGACGTGATCTGGGACTGGGATCTGGAGACGAACCGGGTCTACTGGAACGGAGCGGTCGTCCAGCATTTCGGCTGCACGCCGGAGGAGCTCGGCGACGGCCCCGAGGGCTGGTACGACCGCATCCACCCCAAGGACAGGGCGCGGGTATCCGAGGGGATCCGCGCGGCGATCGAAGGCAACGGGGAGAGCTGGACCGACGAGTACCGCTTTCGCAAGAGCGACGGCTCGTACGCGCCCTTCCTCGACCGCGGCTACATCGGCCGGAGCGCGAGCGGCGCGCCCACCCGCATGATCGGCTCGATGCTGGATCTGACCGAGCGCCACCGGGCCGAGGCCGCCCTGCGCGAGAGCGAGCTCTTTCACCGTCAGACCCTCGAATCGATCCCGGGCATGGTGTGGGCGACCCGGCCCGACGGCTATTGCGAGTTCTTCAGCGAGCAATGGGTCGAGTTCACCGGCGTGCCCGCCGAGCGGCAGTTCGGCGACCGGTGGCTCGAGGTCCTGCACCCGGACGATCGGGAGCGGGTCTTCGCCTCCTGGCGCGCCGCGGTCGGGGGGCTCGCCCCGTATGACCTGGAGTACCGTATCCGGTGGCGCGACGGCGGATACCAGTGGTTCAAGGTGCGCGGGCGGCCCATCCGCGACGCCTCGGGCCGGATCGTCCGCTGGTTCGGGATCGCCATCAACATCCACGATCTCAAGCTGGCGGAGCAGGCGCTGCGGGACGCGGACCGGCGGAAGGACGAGTTCCTGGCCATGCTCGCCCACGAGCTGCGCAACCCCCTCGCGCCCGTCCGCACGGCCGTCGCGATGCTCCGGAGGGTCGGAACGGCGGATCCCGTGCAGCGGCGAGCCCGGGACGTGATCGATCGCCAGGTCACGCACATGGTCCGGCTGATCGACGACCTGCTCGACATCTCTCGCATCGCGCGCGGCCGGATCCAGCTCCGCAAGGCGCGCTGCGATCTCGTCGGCATCGTCCGCCAGACCGCCGAGGATTACCGGGCGAACCTCGAGGCCGACGGCGTGGAGCTCCGCGTGAGCGCGCCGGACGAGCCGCTCTGGGTGGAGGGTGACGACACCCGGCTGGCGCAGATGCTGGGCAATCTGCTGCAGAACGCCGGCAAGTTCACCGACACGGGCGCGAGCGGGCGCGTGCGGGTGCGCGTCGAGGCGGGCCCTCCGGAACCCGGGCGCGACGGGGGCGTGTTTGGACAGGCCGTCATCACGGTCGAGGACAACGGCGTCGGGATGGATTCGGGGCTGCTATCGCGCATCTTCGATCCGTTCAGCCAGGCGGATCAGGGGCTGGCCCGGAGCAAGGGGGGGCTCGGGCTCGGCCTTGCGCTGGTGAAGGGGCTCGTCGAGCTCCACGGGGGGACGGTGGCGGCTCACAGCGAGGGGCCCGGCCGCGGCTCGATGTTCACGCTGCGGCTGCCGCTGGCGGCGCCGGTCGCCCGGGACCTGTCGGCCGCCTCCGACGGGGAGGAGGCCAGCCGCCAGGGGGTTCGCGTCCTCGTGATCGAGGACAACCACGACGCGGCCGAGAGCCTGGAGATGCTCTTGACCCTGAGCGGCTACGACGTGGAGACGGCGTTCGACGGCCCGACCGGCCTGACGGCGGCCCGGACGCGCCCTCCGGATGTGGTCCTGTGCGACCTCGGTTTGCCGGGCGGAATGGACGGCTACGACGTGGCCCGCGCCATCCGCGCCGAGCCGTCCCTCGCCGCGACGCGCCTCGTCGCCCTGAGCGGCTACGGTCAGGACGAGGACCGGCGGAGATCGCGAGAGGCGGGCTTCGACAAGCACCTCGTCAAGCCAGCCGAGGACACCGCGCTGATGGAGGCCCTGTCGGCGGGGCGCCGCGAGCTGTGCAGCGCGGCGAGCCCGCTCTCGCGCTGA
- a CDS encoding sensor histidine kinase: MFRCFQRATTSRHDSGFGLGLWIVREAAEAMGGAVRVESRLGEGATFTVELPRARRHAGN, encoded by the coding sequence ATCTTCCGCTGCTTTCAGCGGGCGACGACGTCGCGCCATGACAGCGGGTTCGGGCTGGGGCTCTGGATCGTGCGCGAGGCGGCGGAGGCGATGGGCGGCGCGGTCCGCGTGGAGAGCCGCCTGGGCGAGGGCGCGACGTTCACGGTCGAGCTGCCGCGCGCGCGGCGGCACGCCGGCAACTGA
- a CDS encoding reverse transcriptase family protein — translation MGFWDKLKSMLGLGGAEQGERAPGGTEAEQAQGAQAGPAAAAQPAARAGQPRAAAAGAKPRPADPYAAGGILGLSADELRKRALKINPRMTAWIGRVDTIPPQSDERTALIDRGLILRGLLTEAQIAEIHRIGDLWLRHKDAASLAGAAAARSADEAIERLKREKLARKEEKRRQSAERKRQRAEAVARRRAEDIIFLGTDVSAGLADRRSHVESLAQRGLPVLSTPADLAAALGVPVPRLRWLCFHGEAVERPHYVYFDVPKRSGGMRQLAAPHASLAAAQAWVLREILEKLPVEEPAHGFVKGRSTVTNARPHTRRDVVVNLDLSDFFPTITFPRVRGVFHRLGYSPAVATLLALLCTEPPRRPVEYDGQRYWVAVGDRALPQGACTSPAISNQVARKLDRRLAGMCARAGFTYTRYADDLTFSAPPGKRGDMAMLLARVRHIVEEEGFAINPAKGRIQRAGGRQVVTGVVVNDKPSAPREEVRRLRAILHAAKKTGLAAQNRQGVPDFEAHLRGRIAYVQMIDRERAAPLLSALDALTG, via the coding sequence ATGGGCTTCTGGGACAAGCTGAAGTCGATGCTCGGCCTGGGCGGGGCCGAGCAGGGCGAGCGAGCGCCGGGTGGGACCGAGGCCGAGCAGGCCCAGGGGGCGCAGGCCGGGCCCGCGGCCGCCGCGCAGCCGGCCGCCCGCGCCGGGCAGCCCCGCGCCGCGGCGGCGGGCGCGAAGCCGCGCCCTGCGGACCCCTACGCCGCTGGCGGGATCCTCGGCCTCTCCGCGGACGAGCTGCGCAAGCGCGCGCTCAAGATCAACCCGCGCATGACGGCCTGGATCGGCCGCGTGGACACGATCCCGCCGCAGAGCGACGAGCGCACCGCCCTCATCGATCGGGGCCTCATCCTGCGCGGCCTGCTCACCGAGGCGCAGATCGCCGAGATCCACCGCATCGGCGATCTCTGGCTCAGGCACAAGGACGCCGCGTCGCTCGCCGGCGCCGCCGCGGCGCGCTCGGCCGACGAGGCGATCGAGCGGCTCAAGCGCGAGAAGCTCGCCCGCAAGGAGGAGAAGCGGCGCCAGAGCGCCGAGCGCAAGCGGCAGCGCGCCGAGGCGGTGGCCCGCCGCCGGGCCGAGGACATCATTTTCCTTGGCACCGATGTCTCGGCGGGCCTCGCGGACCGGCGCTCGCACGTCGAGTCGCTCGCCCAGCGCGGGTTGCCCGTGCTGTCCACTCCGGCCGACCTGGCCGCTGCCCTCGGCGTCCCCGTCCCGCGGCTGCGCTGGCTCTGCTTTCATGGCGAGGCCGTCGAGCGTCCGCACTACGTGTACTTCGACGTCCCGAAGCGCTCGGGCGGGATGAGGCAGCTCGCGGCGCCCCACGCCTCGCTGGCCGCGGCGCAGGCGTGGGTCCTGCGCGAGATCCTGGAGAAGCTGCCCGTCGAGGAGCCCGCGCACGGCTTCGTGAAGGGCCGCTCCACGGTCACCAACGCGCGCCCGCACACGCGCCGCGATGTGGTCGTGAACCTCGACCTGTCCGATTTCTTCCCGACCATCACGTTCCCGCGGGTACGCGGCGTCTTCCATCGGCTCGGCTACTCCCCGGCGGTGGCCACGCTCCTCGCCCTGCTCTGCACCGAGCCGCCGCGGCGGCCGGTCGAGTACGACGGGCAGCGCTACTGGGTCGCGGTCGGCGATCGCGCCCTGCCGCAGGGCGCCTGCACGAGCCCGGCGATCTCGAACCAGGTCGCGCGGAAGCTCGATCGCCGCCTCGCCGGCATGTGCGCCCGCGCGGGCTTCACGTACACGCGGTATGCGGACGACCTCACCTTCTCTGCGCCACCGGGCAAGCGCGGCGATATGGCGATGCTGCTGGCCCGCGTCCGCCACATCGTCGAGGAGGAGGGCTTCGCCATCAATCCGGCGAAGGGCCGTATCCAGCGCGCCGGCGGTCGGCAGGTGGTGACGGGCGTCGTGGTCAACGACAAGCCCTCTGCGCCGCGCGAGGAGGTGCGCCGCCTGCGCGCGATCCTCCACGCGGCGAAGAAGACCGGCCTCGCCGCCCAGAACCGCCAGGGCGTGCCGGACTTCGAGGCGCACCTGCGCGGCAGGATCGCCTATGTGCAGATGATCGACCGCGAGCGGGCCGCGCCGCTCCTGTCGGCCCTCGACGCGCTCACGGGGTGA
- a CDS encoding response regulator, with product MTSAKFTRRFREASDEAPEEPGKERPIVVVIDDDPRMRSALAFTMRHDYDVRLYASAQEGIAAMTEMVSLVILDIRMPGIDGLTAYLKIKALFPKVPIIFYTAFQDILEKQDLLSTHKAFGYFDKNGDVSGLMAAVEKAVQHHSLVSSMASAQKLVRGIMPPDAS from the coding sequence ATGACATCGGCGAAATTCACCAGGCGCTTCCGCGAAGCTTCGGACGAGGCGCCGGAGGAGCCTGGCAAGGAGCGGCCGATCGTGGTCGTGATCGACGACGACCCGCGGATGCGGTCCGCGCTCGCGTTCACGATGCGGCATGACTACGACGTCCGACTGTACGCGAGCGCGCAGGAGGGCATCGCCGCGATGACGGAGATGGTCAGCCTGGTCATCCTGGATATCCGCATGCCGGGCATCGACGGGCTCACTGCCTACCTGAAGATCAAGGCGCTGTTCCCGAAGGTGCCCATCATCTTCTACACCGCGTTCCAGGACATCCTGGAGAAGCAAGACCTGCTCTCGACCCACAAGGCGTTCGGCTATTTCGACAAGAATGGCGACGTGTCAGGGCTCATGGCGGCGGTCGAGAAGGCCGTCCAGCATCACAGCCTGGTCTCCAGCATGGCGAGCGCGCAGAAGCTCGTGCGCGGGATCATGCCCCCTGACGCGAGCTGA